A portion of the Algimonas porphyrae genome contains these proteins:
- a CDS encoding DUF2853 family protein — translation MDNFFGFLGAYYLIPSLIIGMIGFLLGWFLKPSKKQAGDLSIEGEGALKAEADSLRARVLDLEGQLSTCTNDLSDANAKLSVAPVASDMASDVTAKTTEADDTYALEWQNRYLAARVKYLDSRLAELDGDGKAAAKSAPAKKKTAPAKKAAPRAKTEAVAKAKTTAVTKAKPTAAKAKPAAKKSAAKKASPSKPAMKAKATPKKAAPTKAAPAKTTKAKPAAKKTTSAKSKSDAALDGYLEKVRKYDARATRKSVDAIVKYCGIALRSRDGRLVACSDEEELRTVADGFVTKKLGMTTGQMDLVKSVCEEMKGDRMKSRVVFYYLAAKKAKKLSVFK, via the coding sequence ATGGACAATTTTTTCGGATTTCTTGGGGCCTATTATCTGATCCCATCTCTGATCATCGGTATGATCGGCTTTCTGCTGGGCTGGTTCCTCAAGCCGTCTAAAAAACAGGCGGGTGATCTGTCGATCGAAGGGGAGGGTGCGCTAAAGGCCGAAGCTGACAGTCTGCGCGCCCGCGTTCTGGATCTGGAAGGTCAACTCTCGACGTGTACTAACGATCTGTCGGACGCGAATGCCAAACTGTCGGTTGCGCCTGTAGCCTCTGACATGGCTTCGGACGTCACCGCCAAAACGACCGAAGCCGATGATACATATGCGCTTGAATGGCAGAACCGCTATCTGGCTGCGCGTGTCAAATATCTGGATAGTCGTCTGGCTGAGCTTGATGGTGACGGCAAAGCGGCTGCGAAATCGGCCCCTGCCAAGAAAAAGACGGCCCCTGCGAAGAAAGCTGCACCTAGGGCTAAAACCGAGGCTGTAGCGAAGGCTAAGACAACAGCTGTCACCAAGGCGAAACCGACAGCTGCAAAAGCCAAACCCGCTGCAAAGAAATCTGCGGCAAAAAAGGCAAGCCCTTCCAAGCCGGCAATGAAGGCCAAAGCCACCCCTAAAAAGGCCGCTCCGACAAAAGCGGCTCCTGCCAAGACGACGAAGGCAAAACCCGCGGCGAAGAAAACCACATCTGCTAAGTCCAAATCAGACGCTGCGCTCGATGGTTATCTCGAGAAAGTGCGGAAATATGATGCGCGCGCAACCCGCAAATCCGTCGATGCAATCGTCAAATATTGCGGCATCGCCTTGCGCTCACGGGATGGTCGTCTCGTCGCCTGTTCCGACGAAGAAGAGCTACGGACTGTGGCCGATGGTTTCGTGACCAAGAAGCTCGGCATGACGACCGGGCAAATGGACCTGGTCAAATCCGTCTGCGAAGAGATGAAAGGCGACCGCATGAAATCCCGCGTGGTCTTTTACTACCTCGCGGCCAAGAAGGCCAAGAAACTGAGTGTGTTCAAGTAA
- a CDS encoding OmpA family protein has protein sequence MIRWLLGAIIMLCVGLVYGLMTGEARIDDVETNIRGALTEAGYDWASVEMSGNQAHISGTAPSVAAQQSALSVAEATRCTGCKLKHKWHSVRDGTQIVPIAALPTQSPYVFSARKSVDGNVTLDGFVPSEAVRGDVLQDAVDVFGNDRVTDDLQLADGAPDGRWADVIKLYFRRLAQLDSGRLSLEGYEGSLIGAASDGGVQTSLYDAMGTTMIDGYNFVGNVRVQGAPVSVFGRSQSQSICQGLMNDLRRGRKVQFEAGDAVIQGAPNIALLNDLASAANQCPGFQIAVHGYTSSEGDPAMNQTLSEARAMAVMNYLSNDGGIDLSRLSARGFGADNPVASNATEDGREQNRRIEFILTRAE, from the coding sequence ATGATCCGTTGGCTATTGGGTGCCATCATCATGCTCTGCGTTGGATTGGTCTACGGGCTGATGACCGGAGAAGCACGGATCGATGATGTCGAAACCAACATTAGAGGGGCGCTGACAGAGGCTGGCTATGACTGGGCCAGTGTTGAAATGAGCGGCAACCAAGCGCACATTTCCGGGACGGCACCCAGCGTGGCCGCGCAGCAGTCGGCACTGTCTGTTGCCGAGGCGACACGTTGCACGGGGTGTAAACTCAAGCATAAATGGCACTCGGTCAGGGACGGCACGCAGATCGTCCCCATTGCGGCCCTGCCCACACAATCGCCTTATGTATTCTCGGCCCGGAAATCGGTCGATGGTAATGTCACACTGGATGGATTCGTTCCGTCTGAGGCAGTTCGCGGCGACGTCTTGCAGGATGCAGTTGACGTATTCGGCAATGACCGCGTGACAGACGACTTGCAGCTCGCTGACGGCGCCCCCGACGGACGCTGGGCGGACGTGATAAAACTTTATTTCCGCAGACTGGCGCAGCTTGATTCCGGACGTTTATCGCTTGAGGGTTATGAGGGCTCTCTGATCGGTGCGGCATCTGACGGGGGCGTTCAGACTTCGCTCTATGATGCCATGGGCACGACGATGATCGACGGATACAATTTTGTTGGCAATGTCCGCGTGCAGGGTGCCCCTGTTTCTGTGTTCGGGCGCTCACAGTCGCAATCTATCTGTCAGGGGCTCATGAATGACCTGCGCCGCGGGCGCAAGGTTCAGTTCGAAGCCGGTGATGCCGTGATCCAGGGGGCGCCGAACATCGCGCTTCTGAATGATCTTGCCAGCGCCGCCAATCAGTGCCCGGGCTTTCAGATCGCTGTTCACGGTTACACATCGAGCGAAGGTGATCCTGCCATGAACCAGACCTTGTCCGAAGCTCGGGCTATGGCGGTCATGAATTATTTGAGCAATGATGGCGGCATCGACCTGTCCCGTCTCTCAGCGCGCGGTTTCGGCGCTGACAATCCGGTCGCCAGTAATGCTACAGAAGATGGGCGCGAACAGAATCGCCGCATCGAATTCATTCTCACCCGAGCTGAATAG